Proteins from a genomic interval of Aspergillus flavus chromosome 7, complete sequence:
- a CDS encoding Not1 N-terminal domain, CCR4-Not complex component-domain-containing protein produces the protein MTSRKTQQEIDKTFKKVAEGIQSFEGIYEKIRSTSNPTQRDKLEENLKREIKKLQRYRDQIKSWASGNEVKDKGPLLEQRRAIETCMEQFKAVEKEMKTKAYSKEGLSAASRLDPREKEKVETSDFLSSMVDELQQKIEAMEAEEETLHMQMKKGKKDVARANRLADLQRITERHKWHVNKLELLLRSLQNGNVEVNQVLDLKESIKYYVEDGHNVDYSGEDETLYDDLNLDGETEAQFGMTGDNDRVSSQDTQSVQEEDLDLRPKPIKSESTAPRRPSAQMKSPLPVLATLHPSTSTSGTSGMKPAPPPTRLPGETLKYASAAAAAAASDKNGVGIAPLPPPPGASPAFPAASLASRPSSTASPSIASVQPVSKPTATTSIASEERSKTPALSPNVTAASASNTVQSTPATKKAEASATKEPQPTVNGEASKEESREEESIYHLPPGLQDLIHSFEVTKSRAAAQSSTNPPPSVQRLLTASLNTCPEPADAEKPRHYKPQNPYNTPLYYPQEPLAIFDDPRLYDTGRIDTDTLFYLFYYRQGTYQQFLAAKALKNQSWRFHKQYQTWFQRHEEPKTITEEFEQGTYRFFDYESTWMNRRKADFKFVYKYLEDEL, from the exons ATGACATCGCGAAAGACGCAGCAAGAGATCGACAAGACCTTCAAGAAGGTCGCCGAAGGTATTCAGTCGTTCGAGGGCATCTACGAGAAGATCCGATCCACGTCAAATCCGACCCAACGGGATAAGCTTGAGGAGAACTTGAAACgggagatcaagaagctccaAAGGTATCGCGACCAAATCAAGTCATGGGCATCAGGCAATGAGGTCAAAGACAAGGGACCGCTGCTGGAGCAGCGCCGAGCCATCGAAACT TGCATGGAGCAGTTCAAAGCggtagaaaaggaaatgaagacGAAAGCATACTCGAAAGAGGGCCTTTCGGCCGCATCCAGACTCGATccgagagaaaaggaaaaggtggAGACAAGTGACTTCTTATCGAGCATGGTCGACGAGTTACAACAAAAGATTGAGGCCATGGAGGCTGAGGAAGAGACGCTGCAtatgcagatgaagaagggcaagaaggacGTCGCCAGGGCCAACCGGTTAGCGGATCTTCAGCGGATAACGGAACGACATAAGTGGCATGTCAATAAGCTGGAACTCTTGCTACGATCGCTGCAGAACGGCAACGTGGAGGTAAACCAAGTCTTGGACTTGAAAGAAAGCATAAAGTACTATGTTGAAGACGGGCATAATGTGGACTACTCTGGAGAGGATGAGACGCTTTATGATGACCTAAACCTAGATGGTGAGACTGAGGCACAGTTCGGCATGACGGGTGACAACGACCGGGTATCATCGCAGGATACACAGTCCGTCCAGGAGGAAGACCTGGACTTGAGACCGAAACCCATTAAGAGTGAATCCACGGCGCCTCGAAGACCCTCAGCGCAGATGAAATCGCCGCTCCCAGTGCTTGCGACGCTACATCCGTCAACGTCCACCAGTGGCACATCTGGGATGAAGCCCGCACCACCGCCCACCCGTCTACCTGGGGAGACCCTCAAATATGCCTCCGCGGCGGCCGCGGCGGCAGCCAGCGATAAGAACGGTGTTGGCATTGCTCCCCTCCCTCCACCGCCGGGCGCAAGTCCTGCTTTCCCAGCTGCCAGTTTGGCCTCGAGACCTTCATCGACTGCTTCCCCTAGCATTGCCTCGGTGCAACCTGTATCTAAACCGACCGCAACGACAAGTATTGCTTCGGAGGAGCGGTCCAAGACACCCGCGCTCAGCCCCAATGTCACCGCCGCGAGTGCGTCGAATACGGTACAGTCGACGCCTGCGACCAAGAAGGCGGAGGCCTCAGCTACCAAGGAACCACAGCCAACGGTGAACGGTGAGGCGAGCAAGGAAGAGTCGCGCGAGGAGGAATCGATATACCATCTGCCTCCGGGGCTGCAAGATCTGATCCATTCCTTTGAGGTGACCAAGAGCCGAGCGGCAGCACAAAGTTCCACAAACCCCCCTCCTTCAGTGCAACGGCTCCTTACGGCATCTCTTAACACCTGCCCCGAGCCGGCGGATGCAGAAAAGCCACGTCACTATAAACCTCAGAACCCGTACAACACCCCTCTTTATTACCCTCAAGAGCCTCTTGCCATCTTCGACGACCCCCGATTATACGACACGGGGCGGATCGATACGGATACACTGTTCTACCTGTTTTATTACCGACAAGGCACGTATCAGCAATTCTTGGCGGCCAAAGCGCTCAAGAACCAAAGTTGGCGATTCCACAAGCAGTACCAGACCTGGTTCCAACGGCACGAGGAACCCAAGACCATCACGGAGGAATTCGAACAAGGGACGTATCGGTTCTTTGATTACGAGAGTACATG GATGAACCGTCGTAAGGCCGATTTCAAGTTTGTCTACAAGTACCTGGAAGACGAACTATAA
- a CDS encoding peptidyl-prolyl cis-trans isomerase D, translated as MADSQRRPRVFFDIQIGNEKTGRIALELFNDVVPKTAENFRALCTGEKGMGKQGKPLHFKGSIFHRVIKQFMIQGGDFTAFNGTGGESIYGEKFPDENFELKHDKPFLLSMANSGPGTNGSQFFITTVPTPHLDGKHVVFGEVINGKSVVRKVENMNTQADKPVKDVTIVECGELTGQDYDDADKQTPDATGDPYEDFPDDHQGEELNAQVCFKIASELKNFGNAAFKSGNLALGLEKYQKGLRYLHEFPEPDENDPKELDGQIKALRFALHSNSSLLANKLAQYGNGRSWATYALDTANAANAKDADKAKAYYRRAVASSGLKEEDEALKDLQEAEKLAPGDAGITNEIAKVKKAIKDRQAKERATAQKFFS; from the exons ATGGCTGACTCTCAGC GTCGTCCCCGTGTCTTCTTTGACATTCAAATTGGCAACGAAAAAACTGGCCGTATTGCCCTGGAATTG TTCAACGATG TCGTACCAAAGACTGCAGAGAACTTCCGTGCTCTCTGTACCGGAGAGAAGGGCATGGGAAAGCAGGGCAAGCCATTGCATTTTAAGG GTTCGATCTTCCACCGTGTGATCAAGCAATTCATGATCCAGGGTGGTGACTTCACTGCATTCAACGGCACTGGCGGCGAATCGATTTACGGCGAGAAATTCCCCGACGAGAATTTTGAGCTCAAGCATGACAAacctttcctcctctctATGGCCAACTCTGGCCCCGGCACCAACGGAAGTCAGTTCTTCATCACTACCGTCCCCACCCCTCACCTGGATGGCAAGCACGTTGTTTTTGGAGAAGTAATCAACGGAAAGAGTGTCGTCCGCAAGGTCGAGAACATGAACACCCAGGCAGACAAGCCCGTCAAGGACGTCACTATTGTCGAGTGTGGTGAGCTCACGGGCCAGGACTACGATGATGCTGATAAGCAAACCCCTGATGCTACCGGCGACCCCTACGAGGATTTCCCCGATGATCACCAAGGCGAGGAGCTTAATGCCCAAGTCTGCTTCAAGATTGCGTCGGAACTGAAGAACTTTGGAAACGCTGCTTTCAAGAGCGGCAACCTTGCGCTTGGTCTGGAGAAGTACCAGAAAGGCCTGCGCTACTTGCACGAGTTCCCCGAGCCTGATGAGAATGACCCCAAAGAGCTTGATGGTCAGATCAAGGCCCTTCGGTTTGCCCTGCACTCCAACTCTTCCCTTCTGGCCAACAAACTGGCACAGTACGGAAACGGTCGGTCCTGGGCTACCTACGCCTTGGACACCGCCAACGCCGCCAATGCGAAGGATGCCGACAAGGCCAAGGCCTACTACCGCCGTGCCGTGGCCTCCAGCGGTctgaaggaagaggacgaggcCCTGAAGGACCTCCAGGAAGCCGAGAAGCTGGCCCCCGGCGACGCCGGCATCACCAACGAAATTGCcaaggtcaagaaggccATCAAGGACCGTCAGGCCAAGGAACGCGCCACTGCGCAGAAGTTCTTCTCATAA
- a CDS encoding putative MFS transporter (unnamed protein product), with amino-acid sequence MAPSDDILTDVPGTVYLVDTSGNLADAAHANDILLIPQPSCSAADPLNWPKYKKYWTLCLISAYACVNSFGENNWGASWTTISDETGVSLENMNGGSALNYLMLGFFNIIWIPTAMKFGRKIVYILSLIFVGASGIWGAFYVGTGQYYVMTTISGMGTAAYQALIQLTIFDTFFAHERGRMIAIYIFFQQLGSILGLILGGYISDGIGWRWSMPIVAIACGVLILLFIFTFDDTMFPRYRFSERTPSEALKGEQGYDASPEMQSEKHRKEESQMSVTPSNGAGEVDMPPRTYTQKIALVHYFKDDQTTWFQYFRRPFYLFAFPNIVLAGVQFAFGCTAGIVSFNTISEIMTEAPYNWSNGSTGLLFLAALIGSFFGSHENRMGIGSLSDWLVLFLARRNKGYKEPEMRLWAYIFPLIFAALGYFIYGWGATAGAHWMTIAVGLCCMIAQQVSATSIATAYAMECFDKISGELVIVLAICSSVINFAISFTVQHFINATNYGWAFTFYGICVVLSMAMGVPMLIWGKSWRRRGKGRYEKFLAETGRQY; translated from the exons ATGGCTCCTTCTGACGACATCCTGACTGATGTCCCCGGAACCGTTTACTTGGTTGATA CATCCGGGAACTTGGCAGATGCCGCTCACGCGAATGACATTCTTCTGATTCCCCAGCCGTCATGCTCTGCAGCTGATCCTCTG AACTGGCCCAAGTACAAAAAGTACTGGACCCTATGTCTCATCTCCGCCTATGCATGCGTGAACTCCTTCGGCGAGAACAACTGGGGTGCATCATGGACAACGATATCCGACGAGACCGGTGTGAGCCTCGAAAACATGAACGGCGGCTCCGCCCTCAATTACCTCATgcttggcttcttcaacatcatctggATTCCGACGGCCATGAAATTCGGACGAAAGATAGTTTACATCTTAAGTTTGATATTTGTCGGCGCGAGTGGTATCTGGGGTGCATTCTACGTTGGGACCGGTCAATATTATGTTATGACGACTATTAGTGGAATGGGCACAGCTGCGTACCAAGCCCTGATCCAGCTTACG ATTTTCGATACGTTCTTTGCTCACGAACGAGGTCGAATGATCGCAATTTACATTTTCTTCCAGCAGTTGGGGTCTATTCTCGGACTTATACTCGGTGGATACATATCCGATGGTAttggatggagatggagtATGCCCATTGTTGCAATTGCCTGT GGAGTCTTAATCTTATTGTTCATCTTTACCTTCGACGACACCATGTTCCCACGGTACCGCTTCTCAGAAAGAACACCATCAGAAGCCCTGAAAGGTGAACAAGGCTATGACGCTTCTCCTGAAATGCAATCTGAGAAGCATCGGAAAGAGGAGAGCCAGATGTCAGTTACCCCAAGCAATGGCGCGGGCGAGGTAGACATGCCGCCACGGACATATACCCAGAAAATCGCTCTAGTACACTACTTCAAGGACGACCAGACGACATGGTTCCAGTACTTCCGACGACCATTCTACCTCTTCGCGTTCCCGAATATCGTCCTAGCTGGTGTTCAATTCGCGTTTGGTTGCACAGCAGGAATCGTCTCCTTTAACACCATCTCCGAAATCATGACCGAAGCTCCATACAACTGGAGCAACGGTTCAACCGGCCTATTATTCCTCGCTGCTCTCATCGGCAGTTTCTTCGG CTCACACGAAAACAGAATGGGTATCGGATCCCTATCGGATTGGCTCGTCCTCTTCCTAGCCCGTCGCAACAAGGGCTACAAAGAGCCAGAGATGCGACTCTGGGCTTACATATTTCCGCTAATATTCGCCGCCCTCGGGTACTTCATCTACGGCTGGGGCGCAACAGCAGGAGCACATTGGATGACTATCGCCGTTGGTTTGTGTTGTATGATAGCTCAACAAGTCTCAGCAACCAGTATCGCAACAGCTTACGCTATGGAATGTTTCGACAAG ATTTCTGGTGAATTGGTGATCGTACTTGCCATATGCTCTTCTGTTATCAACTTTGCCATCTCGTTCACCGTACAACATTTCATTAACGCCACGAACTATGGCTGGGCCTTTACATTTTATGGTATTTGTGTGGTTCTCTCCATGGCGATGGGCGTGCCTATGCTTATCTGGGGGAAGAGCTGGCGCCGACGGGGGAAGGGGCGTTATGAAAAGTTTCTGGCGGAGACGGGTCGTCAATATTGA
- a CDS encoding COG1490 domain protein translates to MKAVIQRVKSASVTVDGQLVSKIGRGLLVLAGVGKGDTEKDADTLIQRILKAKLFPGDEDKQWKRNVQDIEGEILCVSQFTLYGQLKKGKQPDFHDAADVETARKLYDYFFRRLGEAYKPERVKNGIFQAMMEVELKNDGPVGVDYRSEDAAVTIEINTQLPKKEKSEKEEPSQPVQKNIEIKLPPELLE, encoded by the exons ATGAAGG CGGTTATACAGCGAGTCAAATCCGCGTCGGTTACAGTTGATGGCCAGCTAGTCTCCAAAATCGGTAGGGGTCTGCTCGTTCTGGCAGGTGTTGGCAAGGGAGACACAGAGAAGGATGCAGACACGTTAATACAGCGGATACTGAAAGCCAAGTTGTTCCCAGGCGATGAAGATAAGCAG TGGAAGCGAAATGTCCAGGATATTGAAGGAGAGATTCTCTGCG TGTCGCAATTTACACTCTATGGCCAATTGAAAAAGGGCAAGCAACCGGACTTCCACGACGCCGCTGACGTGGAGACTGCACGCAAACTGTACGACTACTTCTTCCGACGACTGGGAGAGGCCTACAAGCCCGAACGGGTGAAGAACGGTATCTTCCAGGCAATGATGGAGGTCGAATTGAAGAACGATGGGCCGGTGGGTGTAGATTACCGCAGTGAAGATGCAGCG GTTACGATCGAAATCAACACACAGTTGccgaagaaggagaaatcggagaaggaagagccgTCGCAACCGGTGCAGAAGAATATCGAAATTAAATTACCTCCCGAGTTGTTGGAATAA
- a CDS encoding putative C2H2 finger domain protein: MEHSYSTSSEESMQSPMGYYDMYSMASNDFELYHAQSNASSYSSSYPSSNYSYSSFGSYDSGSFEASSYDSGSYEFTTPPPIYCPPDLNPHFAPQYFSSPVQGTWPTPPAQVSPVEEIPYPPLETNYTPCETAKPVKPYVCECGRAFTRPADLKRHESSVHNPVFQDCPVQGCIRKDSNGFPRRDHLIEHLRSYHHLNVPKRRAATKRVAKAA, translated from the exons ATGGAGCACTCCTACTCGACCAGCAGTGAGGAGTCCATGCAGTCTCCCATGGGATATTATGATATGTACAGCATGGCGAGCAACGATTTCGAGCTCTACCATGCCCAGTCCAACGCATCCTCCTATTCTTCCTCCTACCCATCTTCCAACTATTCCTATTCCTCCTTCGGCTCCTACGATTCGGGCTCTTTTGAGGCGTCTTCCTACGACTCTGGCTCCTATGAATTTACCACGCCTCCGCCCATCTACTGCCCACCGGATCTCAATCCACATTTCGCCCCACAGTACTTTTCCTCCCCGGTTCAGGGCACATGGCCCACTCCCCCTGCGCAGGTCTCACCTGTGGAGGAGATCCCCTACCCCCCACTGGAGACCAACTACACTCCGTGCGAGACAGCCAA ACCGGTGAAGCCCTACGTCTGTGAGTGCGGCCGGGCGTTCACTCGACCGGCGGACCTGAAGCGGCACGAGTCCAGCGTCCACAACCCTGTCTTCCAGGACTGCCCGGTGCAGGGATGCATCCGCAAGGACAGCAATGGCTTCCCGCGCCGAGACCACTTGATTGAGCATCTGCGGTCGTACCACCATCTCAATGTGCCGAAGCGCCGTGCGGCTACTAAGC